The Sulfurihydrogenibium sp. YO3AOP1 genome has a window encoding:
- the dprA gene encoding DNA-processing protein DprA codes for MNEILSSLEISFIKGIGNITFKNLILKFKTSENILNTDFNQLKENFGENIANLIVNRDKSLRERALKEYEKALKYNVRIIPFSSENYPKLLKEIPDPPMVLYVKGNLNNLDNSLSVVGTRKYSNYGLYVVNSIVKELAKNGVTIVSGLASGIDTLAHRITLKENGYTIAVLGNGIDIVYPYENKKLYEEISEKGCIISEFPFGTKPSQYTFPNRNRIIAGLTYGTFVIEAQEKSGSLITANYANDYGRLVFTVPANINLSSATGNNLLIKDGAIPITSFEDFKDHLPFLNFKKENFEKVLDLTEEEKFILQIIGSDKVYIDKIIESVDGKFDVFTVLNEMVIKGILSEEFGFYYHS; via the coding sequence TTGAATGAGATTCTAAGCTCTCTTGAAATTTCATTTATAAAAGGTATTGGGAATATAACTTTTAAAAATTTAATACTCAAATTTAAAACTTCGGAAAATATTCTTAATACAGATTTTAATCAGCTAAAAGAAAACTTTGGTGAAAATATAGCAAATTTAATTGTAAATAGAGATAAATCTTTAAGAGAAAGAGCTTTAAAAGAGTATGAGAAAGCTTTAAAATACAACGTCCGGATAATTCCATTTTCTTCTGAAAACTATCCTAAGCTGCTAAAAGAAATTCCAGACCCACCAATGGTTTTGTATGTTAAAGGTAATTTAAATAATTTAGATAACTCTCTTTCTGTTGTTGGAACGAGAAAGTATTCTAATTATGGTCTTTATGTAGTAAACTCTATCGTTAAAGAATTGGCAAAGAATGGTGTAACTATAGTTTCTGGACTTGCCTCCGGAATTGATACCTTGGCACACAGAATAACTTTAAAAGAAAATGGTTATACTATTGCGGTTTTAGGCAATGGTATTGATATAGTGTATCCTTACGAAAATAAAAAGCTTTATGAAGAAATCTCAGAGAAAGGTTGTATTATTTCTGAATTTCCGTTTGGAACAAAACCTTCACAATACACATTTCCAAATAGAAATAGAATTATAGCCGGATTGACTTATGGAACGTTTGTAATTGAAGCACAAGAAAAATCAGGAAGTTTAATAACAGCTAATTATGCTAACGACTACGGTAGGTTAGTTTTTACAGTTCCGGCAAACATAAATCTATCTTCTGCAACAGGTAATAATCTTCTTATAAAAGATGGAGCTATTCCAATAACAAGCTTTGAAGATTTTAAAGACCATTTACCATTTTTAAATTTTAAAAAGGAAAATTTTGAAAAAGTTTTAGATTTAACAGAGGAAGAAAAATTTATACTTCAAATCATAGGGTCTGATAAGGTTTATATTGATAAAATCATAGAATCGGTAGATGGAAAATTTGATGTTTTTACAGTTTTAAATGAAATGGTAATTAAAGGCATTCTTTCTGAGGAGTTTGGATTTTATTATCATAGTTAG
- a CDS encoding J domain-containing protein, translating into MNFYKLLGLKIDATEEEIKKAFRKQAKKFHPDLNKDSEEIFKLINQAYKTLIDPEKRSSYNNILGKSNLLNVFEEKLLEFLGFTDKPKNGSNIHITLKVSLKDAILGSEKVITYKRYKTCENCEGSGLSQSSKIVKCKKCDGIGKIQTKIGKIVCFNCFGKGYEILNPCEKCKGQGYYKGLESIKINIPKGIDDGERLRIRNLGHDGISGGKSGDLIIRFKLVENVFKKIGNDLYLKLKLQKPLEEYEILRIKTITDEILELKIPKEEQLPLTLKIPKEGYIDKSGNRGNLYIYIF; encoded by the coding sequence ATGAATTTTTATAAACTTCTTGGCTTAAAAATAGATGCTACCGAAGAAGAGATAAAAAAAGCCTTCAGAAAGCAAGCCAAAAAGTTCCATCCTGATTTAAACAAAGATTCGGAAGAAATTTTCAAGCTTATCAACCAAGCATATAAAACTCTCATAGACCCAGAAAAAAGAAGTTCTTATAATAACATTCTTGGAAAATCAAATCTTTTAAATGTATTTGAGGAAAAACTTCTTGAATTTTTAGGATTTACTGATAAGCCAAAAAATGGTTCAAACATTCATATAACTCTAAAAGTTAGTCTAAAAGATGCTATTTTGGGTAGTGAAAAAGTCATCACTTACAAAAGATACAAAACATGTGAAAATTGTGAAGGTTCGGGTCTCTCACAATCAAGCAAGATTGTAAAGTGTAAAAAATGCGATGGAATTGGCAAAATCCAGACAAAAATAGGAAAAATCGTTTGTTTTAATTGTTTTGGTAAAGGATATGAAATTCTAAATCCTTGTGAAAAATGTAAAGGACAAGGCTATTATAAAGGATTAGAATCTATTAAAATTAACATTCCAAAAGGTATTGATGATGGAGAAAGGTTAAGAATTAGAAATTTAGGTCATGATGGTATAAGCGGTGGAAAAAGCGGAGACCTGATAATAAGATTTAAGCTGGTTGAAAATGTTTTTAAAAAAATAGGCAATGATTTGTATCTAAAATTAAAATTACAAAAGCCATTGGAAGAGTATGAAATTCTGAGAATTAAAACAATAACAGATGAGATTTTAGAGTTAAAAATTCCAAAGGAAGAACAATTACCTTTAACTTTAAAAATTCCAAAGGAAGGCTATATAGACAAATCTGGAAATAGAGGAAATTTATACATTTATATTTTTTAA
- a CDS encoding (2Fe-2S) ferredoxin domain-containing protein, whose protein sequence is MSEFRHVFVCMQRKPPGMPSCGDKGSDQIFMKFQEALMTKGLFNKMAVTATGCLGPCMFGPNVVVYPDAIWYGNVTPADVEEIVQKHIIEGQPVERLIVSKGKPPGMF, encoded by the coding sequence ATGTCAGAATTTAGACATGTTTTTGTATGTATGCAAAGAAAACCACCAGGAATGCCATCTTGTGGTGATAAGGGCTCTGACCAAATTTTTATGAAATTCCAAGAAGCATTAATGACAAAAGGGCTTTTTAACAAAATGGCAGTAACTGCAACAGGTTGCTTAGGTCCATGTATGTTTGGTCCAAATGTAGTTGTATATCCTGATGCTATCTGGTATGGAAACGTTACTCCAGCCGACGTAGAGGAGATAGTTCAAAAACATATAATTGAAGGACAACCAGTAGAAAGACTTATAGTATCAAAAGGAAAACCACCGGGAATGTTTTAA